The window AATTTTGCTGAAAGAATAAGGATGCATGTTGATCGTACGATCTTGGGAAAGGTCATTGCAGAAAATATACATAATGCTTTAGGAGCATTGGTTATTGGTGTTGACAGCACATTGGATAAACGTATTATAAACAAGCTTCAACAACTTGGATATGAAGAAATATGGGTATATAAAGATAACGAAGATGAAAATAGAGATGATGATTCAACGGCATTAGAAGATGAGTTGTCACAAGATATAGAGATGAATAATGATGAACCCCATAAGATATATGCCATCATCAAAAATAGTATTGAAAGTATGATGGAAAGTATTGAAGATGATAAACAAATAAGCTATAAAAAAATATATAGTATTTCGGATATGTTAATCCACAAATTTAATGATCATGGTGACCTCTTACAGATGATTAAATACTTTAAGAGTATGGATAAAACAACGTATAGTCACTCGATTGTTGTGGGCCTTCTCTGCCTTATGATGGGAAGATGGATGGATTTTAAAGAAACAAAGATTAGAGATTTGGTTTGTGCTGGATTATTGCACCATATTAAGGAAAGTAAGATGACCGAGAAATATT is drawn from Vallitalea pronyensis and contains these coding sequences:
- a CDS encoding HD-GYP domain-containing protein: MDNFAERIRMHVDRTILGKVIAENIHNALGALVIGVDSTLDKRIINKLQQLGYEEIWVYKDNEDENRDDDSTALEDELSQDIEMNNDEPHKIYAIIKNSIESMMESIEDDKQISYKKIYSISDMLIHKFNDHGDLLQMIKYFKSMDKTTYSHSIVVGLLCLMMGRWMDFKETKIRDLVCAGLLHHIKESKMTEKYLSTMDDGTSEKLRDPNEYAEFVYESMQKNFGMNLDITLGVLQHQEREDGSGYPMGLKGEQTHEFAKIIAIVDTYDNLMSQYVYENEQSAFKVLEIFFNNSFGLFSPKYLHVFLNNISYFHLGDIVTLNTGKQAEVIFINTNYISRPIVKMDDVYIDLFENKELEIM